In Opitutaceae bacterium TAV5, one genomic interval encodes:
- a CDS encoding UDP-N-acetyl-D-glucosamine dehydrogenase: MNITIIGLGYVGLPLSLTFAEAGVAVTGLDIDPEKTDKLNQGETYFKHIPSPRIRAAVDSGHFRASTDFSEVAKADAAIICVPTPLNKYREPDISYVLNTGRAIAPHLQRGSLVVLESTTYPGTTEDELRRVLEEGSGLKAGTDFHLAYSPEREDPGNPDSQVKIIPKVVGGYTSACLEKAKALYSRAVDQVVPVSSCRTAEATKLTENIFRSVNIALVNELKVVYAKMGIDIWEVIHAAKTKPFGFMPFYPGPGLGGHCIPIDPFYLTWKAREYGQNTKFIELAGEINTAMPGYVVQRVTEALNHEGKALKGTRILLLGLAYKPDVEDDRESPSYKLIQLLEEQGGVVSYHDPYIPVIPLTREHPEYAGRRTVVFEPGYDLYLIATAHHEFRDYDFRGLNAPVVDTRGFLQNSPERYYRA; this comes from the coding sequence ATGAATATTACCATCATAGGGCTCGGCTATGTGGGTTTACCGCTTTCACTGACTTTTGCTGAAGCAGGCGTTGCCGTCACCGGACTCGATATCGATCCGGAAAAGACAGATAAGCTGAATCAGGGGGAAACCTACTTCAAGCACATTCCGTCTCCCCGTATCCGTGCGGCGGTGGATTCCGGACATTTCCGCGCATCTACGGATTTTTCCGAAGTGGCCAAGGCGGACGCGGCCATCATCTGTGTACCGACTCCTCTCAACAAATACCGCGAACCAGATATCTCCTATGTATTGAATACCGGACGCGCGATTGCGCCGCATCTGCAGCGGGGAAGCCTTGTTGTGCTCGAATCAACGACCTATCCGGGCACCACGGAAGATGAACTGCGCCGCGTTCTCGAAGAGGGGAGCGGGTTGAAAGCTGGAACAGATTTCCACCTAGCCTACAGTCCCGAGAGGGAGGACCCTGGCAACCCCGACAGCCAAGTCAAAATCATCCCCAAGGTGGTCGGCGGCTACACATCTGCCTGCCTTGAAAAGGCGAAGGCACTCTACTCCCGTGCCGTGGATCAGGTGGTTCCGGTGTCATCCTGCCGGACGGCCGAGGCCACCAAGCTGACTGAAAACATCTTCCGCTCCGTCAACATCGCCTTGGTGAATGAATTGAAGGTGGTCTATGCCAAGATGGGAATCGATATCTGGGAGGTCATCCATGCCGCCAAGACCAAGCCCTTCGGGTTCATGCCCTTTTATCCCGGACCAGGCCTTGGCGGACACTGCATCCCGATCGACCCATTTTACCTGACCTGGAAGGCGAGGGAATATGGTCAGAATACGAAATTCATTGAATTGGCGGGGGAAATCAACACCGCCATGCCTGGCTATGTTGTGCAGCGTGTTACGGAAGCACTCAACCACGAAGGCAAGGCCCTGAAGGGTACCCGTATTCTGCTGCTAGGGTTGGCCTACAAGCCGGATGTCGAGGATGACCGTGAGTCACCCAGCTATAAACTGATCCAATTGCTGGAGGAGCAGGGGGGGGTCGTCAGTTATCACGATCCCTACATTCCGGTGATTCCGTTGACACGTGAACACCCGGAATACGCTGGTCGCCGTACAGTCGTTTTTGAGCCAGGTTATGATCTTTATTTGATCGCTACCGCCCACCATGAATTCAGGGATTACGATTTTCGTGGCCTCAACGCACCGGTTGTCGATACCCGCGGATTTCTGCAAAATTCTCCTGAACGCTACTACCGGGCATGA
- a CDS encoding teichuronic acid biosynthesis glycosyl transferase, whose protein sequence is MISIVIPNYNKGKFISETLDSLICQDYNDWEAIVVDDCSTDNSHSLIAHYCLTDCRIRNFSTINGPRGGCAARNIGIENAKGTYIMFLDSDDLLTSICLERRVGNIEKSQDDFQVYPAGTFYKTIGDSESVWAPKKGDDHLRMFLRHNLPWTITSGIFRSDLIKRTGRYDEELKRLQDVEFHSRILFGSPCYTVHEHCELDFYYRISSDKATFTSYEMSKMYVDSCVLYLDKMYKKIVELNADDKRGKQLAKALSGTLISIVSRLNIDRQRGGITKDELKYLRDLLLSSNAVLRLKRPILVYIEKILSNYGMAHARGIPRVLKYLFS, encoded by the coding sequence ATGATTTCAATAGTAATACCAAATTATAACAAGGGGAAGTTCATATCCGAAACCTTGGACTCCCTGATATGTCAAGATTATAATGACTGGGAGGCGATCGTGGTGGATGACTGCTCTACGGATAACTCTCACTCTTTGATCGCCCACTATTGCTTAACTGACTGCAGAATCAGGAACTTTTCGACAATTAATGGTCCCCGAGGTGGCTGCGCGGCTCGCAACATAGGGATAGAGAATGCCAAAGGCACCTATATCATGTTTCTGGATTCCGATGACTTATTGACGTCCATCTGCCTGGAAAGACGAGTTGGGAATATCGAGAAAAGCCAGGATGACTTTCAGGTTTATCCCGCCGGAACTTTTTATAAAACAATTGGAGACAGCGAGTCGGTATGGGCCCCCAAGAAGGGAGATGATCACCTCCGAATGTTTCTCAGACATAATTTACCTTGGACCATCACATCCGGCATATTCCGATCTGATCTCATCAAAAGAACCGGGAGATATGACGAAGAGCTCAAGCGCCTTCAAGATGTAGAATTTCACTCAAGGATATTATTCGGAAGTCCTTGTTACACTGTTCATGAACACTGCGAGTTGGATTTTTATTATCGAATATCCTCCGATAAAGCCACTTTCACAAGTTACGAAATGAGCAAAATGTATGTGGATTCATGTGTACTTTATCTGGATAAAATGTATAAAAAGATAGTGGAACTCAATGCCGATGACAAGCGAGGAAAGCAATTGGCGAAAGCCCTGTCCGGGACTTTGATATCAATTGTCTCCAGATTGAATATCGATCGCCAAAGGGGAGGAATCACGAAGGATGAGCTGAAGTATCTGAGAGATCTATTATTATCCAGCAATGCCGTCCTCCGGCTAAAGAGACCTATATTGGTCTATATCGAAAAAATTCTGTCTAATTACGGAATGGCACATGCCAGAGGCATCCCCAGGGTATTGAAATATTTATTCTCATGA
- a CDS encoding glycosyl transferase family 1 — translation MKLVLLHSRLSGYLAACLRAFKRLVDAELLVYAWPNQPNAPFDASVFQDLGSVLNRHEHADAAILRAVRAFSPDAVLVSGWADKGYARICRRLKANDIPVIAGCDTQWTGSLRQYGASWVSPWHLHRFIDVLWVTGERQRYLANKLGYSGARCWEGYYACDWEVFADRAHRSSGIVTDERAQKPFFLYVGRYAPEKGLDTLADAYRQYRAEVPNPWPLICAGRGECRELLLQAGAEDRGFVQPGELPALMREASAFILPSRFEPWGVVLQEAAAAGLPLIASEACGAAVHLLRHLYNGYCFPTGDAGALTEALLAMHRLSKADREVFSQASLELSKQYRPERWAATLAEGLATIRKRKDDR, via the coding sequence ATGAAACTGGTCTTGCTCCACAGTCGTTTATCCGGTTACCTGGCAGCTTGCCTACGTGCCTTTAAGCGCCTGGTTGATGCCGAATTGCTGGTCTATGCCTGGCCGAATCAGCCGAATGCACCCTTCGATGCCTCGGTTTTTCAGGATTTGGGGTCTGTGTTGAACCGTCATGAGCATGCAGATGCTGCAATCCTCAGGGCAGTCCGTGCATTTTCCCCGGATGCGGTTCTGGTCAGTGGTTGGGCGGACAAAGGATACGCGAGAATATGCCGGCGACTAAAGGCGAATGATATCCCCGTAATCGCCGGTTGCGATACGCAGTGGACGGGCTCCTTGCGCCAGTATGGCGCATCCTGGGTGTCCCCTTGGCATCTCCATCGCTTCATTGACGTGTTATGGGTTACCGGGGAGCGTCAGCGCTACTTGGCCAATAAGCTGGGCTACAGTGGTGCTCGTTGCTGGGAGGGCTACTATGCCTGTGATTGGGAGGTTTTTGCCGATAGGGCGCACCGGTCCAGCGGAATAGTGACTGACGAGAGGGCACAGAAGCCCTTTTTTCTTTATGTCGGGCGCTACGCACCGGAAAAAGGGCTGGATACCTTGGCGGATGCGTATCGGCAATATCGGGCGGAAGTGCCCAATCCCTGGCCGCTGATCTGTGCGGGCAGGGGAGAGTGCCGGGAACTGCTGCTTCAGGCAGGAGCGGAAGACCGGGGCTTTGTCCAACCGGGGGAACTGCCGGCTTTGATGCGGGAAGCCTCGGCCTTTATCCTGCCTAGTCGCTTTGAACCCTGGGGGGTGGTGCTGCAGGAGGCCGCCGCTGCCGGCTTGCCTCTGATAGCCTCAGAAGCCTGCGGGGCGGCGGTGCATCTGCTGCGGCACTTGTACAATGGATACTGCTTTCCCACGGGAGATGCCGGGGCCTTGACGGAGGCCTTGCTGGCCATGCACCGCTTGTCCAAAGCGGACCGGGAAGTTTTTTCGCAAGCCAGCCTTGAGCTTTCGAAGCAATACAGGCCGGAGCGCTGGGCAGCGACGTTGGCGGAGGGATTGGCGACGATCCGCAAAAGGAAGGATGATAGGTGA
- a CDS encoding phosphate ABC transporter permease translates to MGPHPVTLILEPGRAEKNYWRDLWRYRELFQVLAWRDISVRYKQTIIGVAWALIRPFLTMVVFTIIFGKVAKLPSEGAAPYALMVFAGMLPWTFFATALSEASNSLVSSANLISKVYFPRLIVPTATVVVAFVDFLISFAILAGMMLWYQFLPGWQIFLLPVFVLLAFAASLGPGLWITSLNVRYRDFRYVIPFLVQFGLYVSPVGFSSSVIPEKWRLLYSLNPMVGVIDGFRWCILGHDAAFDPRSFGIGMIVTAFFLWLGIRQFRKMEKSFADLI, encoded by the coding sequence GTGGGCCCTCATCCAGTCACTCTCATCCTCGAACCCGGCCGCGCCGAGAAAAACTACTGGCGCGACCTCTGGCGCTACCGCGAACTCTTTCAGGTTCTTGCTTGGCGCGATATTTCCGTCCGCTATAAGCAGACCATCATCGGTGTCGCCTGGGCCTTGATTCGCCCATTCCTGACGATGGTCGTTTTCACGATCATTTTCGGGAAAGTAGCCAAGCTCCCCAGCGAAGGCGCCGCCCCCTACGCCCTCATGGTCTTCGCCGGCATGCTGCCTTGGACCTTCTTTGCCACCGCCCTTTCCGAGGCATCCAACAGCCTCGTCTCCAGTGCCAACCTTATTAGCAAAGTCTATTTCCCCCGCCTCATCGTCCCCACCGCCACTGTCGTCGTTGCCTTTGTCGATTTTCTCATCAGTTTCGCCATCCTTGCGGGGATGATGCTGTGGTATCAATTCCTGCCCGGATGGCAGATTTTCCTCCTCCCCGTTTTCGTGCTTCTCGCCTTTGCCGCCTCGCTCGGCCCCGGTCTCTGGATCACCTCGCTCAACGTCAGATACCGCGATTTCCGCTACGTCATTCCCTTCCTTGTTCAGTTCGGCCTTTATGTCTCTCCGGTGGGTTTTTCCTCCTCCGTCATCCCTGAAAAATGGCGTCTCCTCTATTCCCTCAACCCAATGGTCGGCGTCATTGACGGCTTCCGTTGGTGCATTCTTGGACACGATGCTGCATTCGATCCGCGTTCGTTCGGCATTGGCATGATTGTGACAGCCTTCTTCCTGTGGCTCGGCATCCGCCAGTTCCGCAAGATGGAGAAAAGCTTCGCGGATCTGATTTGA